GTTGTTTGATGTACGGGTCTGTTAGCTTTAGAGGTGAATCTAGATCTTGACTATTACTAGCATCATCCAGAACAACATCGTCCTGGGTATTAGCTACATAACGAATCAAGGAAAGCGGCAACTGATCATCCGTGGCAACAACAGCAACTTGCTCTACCCTAGGGCCAGACTGTTCCAGGATACCCTTGATTTCAATGATGAACTGCTCGTTGTGTTCCGTTAGCAGATAGCCAACACAGGCACCTGCATTTTCCAAGACGATCGTCATAACGCGCTCCAGCAACCGAGATAACACAATTTCGCTCGACATGGCCTGAGCAGCCCTCATCACAGCAGCTAGGTCAAGGTTGTCGGTTGTCAGGGTTGGGGGCTTGCCAGCACTCAGAGTCTGCTTGGTATGATTCAGTAGTTCTGGATAGCGCTGTTCTAAGTCAGTAACTTTGGCCGTAGCCCCCCAGTGGCAATAGGCATGATAAGCATCTTGAAGGTAGGTACTAGCCGTGCTGGGTTGATTTTGATCTAGATAGAACAGTGCTGCGCGTTCCTGGGCAAGAGCGGCATCATGGTTATAGCCATGTTGATAGGCCAGCGCTACTGCACGATCATAGTGCTCAATAGCCTGTCGTTTGCGGTTGCGCAGGCGGTTACACTCAGCCTCTACCAGATGAACATGGTGCAAGCAGTTCATGGGCGCATGAACTGCCCAACGCCTTAAGGTTTTTTGATTAATGGAGACTTGGTGCCATAACTCCTGGCTTTCGCTTGCTGAAACGATGGGTATTGCAGCCAGACAGCTCAGGGATTGGTACAGGTTAAAGGTAATAGCAAGAGCCGTGATAGCGCTACCCATGCGATAGTGAGTTGCGGCTCTAGCATGAATAAGGGCTTGCCTATAGTCAGCAAACTGATAACACAGATATAGCTGGAGAACATGAAAGGTAAACAGGCTAGCGGTATCGTTAGCTCGCTCATGTATAGGCAGCATTGTGTACCGATCGTAGGCACTGCCATTCAACACGCAGGGAGTATCACTATTGCCCGTAAGATTTAGCACTAATTGCCATCCCAGTCGATGCCAGTGCAACACTGACTCCTGTTTGAGAGCCGTGATTTTATCCGCCGCTTCTCTCATGATTTCGCCCAGAATTGATAGGGACGTACCCGTAAACCAAGCGTAGAAGCTACGAACTGCTAGGCTAGTGGCTGCCGTGGCTAAATCACCCAATTCTAATGCTGTTTGGTGAATATCTAACAATTCTGGCAAGGTGGTACGGGCGTGTTCTTTCCAAGGCTTAATGCTGGTTACGATCGTCTGCCGAATGCTGGCTTGCAGGGAATTATCCTCAAGGGATTGCATCAGGGCGATCGCCCACTCCCCTAGCCGACACCCGCTCTTGATGTCAAGATTAGCGCACAGCAGAGACCCATAAATAGCGTAGGCAAGGGCAGATTCTGGAGTATTCCCAAATTGGCGCGATAGCCACAGTTGTTCTACTAAAATCAGTGGCACTAGCTCTGGAGCAGCATTGACAGTCGTTGTCATCAAACTAGAGAGCAGATGCATAGCAGCTAGGTGAACTGGATTAGCCATCGCCAGCCGATGCACTTGACTTGATCGGGTGAGCAAAATCAACTTGGTACGCAGAGTTGCCCACAAAAGATGATGACAACGAGGATGCCGTGGTAGCCTTACCCCTAGCTCTGTCAAGAGAGGCAGCGCGATCGTAATTGCCTCCAACTCTCGGTTTTGAGATTTCAGAGCTTGGATCCAAACTTCATAAAAGCCAACCTTATCCAATAGGTTGCGTACATAGGGCAACGCTGACTCTAGCAACGCCTCTACCTGTTGATACTCAGCACTGAGATAGGCAGCATTGGCTGCGCGTAAGTGCAAGTCCAACATGAGGTCATAGCAGCGTTGCCAGCCATCACTACCCACTAGAGTGATTCCTACCTGGCAATAGGTAAGAGCTGCTTCAGCCGCTGCCGTGATTTTTGCTCTTTTCGCAGCCAAGAGATTAAGCTGCGCCAGATGATCTCGGTCGGTTTGAACTGTAAGGCAACTAATGCCAGCATTGAGCTGAGTAACGATTTCAAAAATCTTTTCATCTCGCTTTTCTGAGGGGGTATTTTTCCAGAGTTGCTGCCCAATGTGCCAATGTAGAGATGGTCGTTGTTCAGGAGGTACCAAGTCATAGGCAGCTTGGCGTAGGCGATCGTGGGCAAACTGGTACTTAACCATAAATTGCCGTGAAATAGCAGGATTAGTACCTCCAGTCGTTTGTCCAGCATTGTCTAAGGGCACGATGAATCCTTCTACAACAGCTCCCCACAAACAGGCAGCGGTCTCCCGTGGCGACTGCTGAGCTACCGTGACCAAGGTAACTAGTTCAAATGGATTACCTAAATAGGCTGCTAGAGAGAGCACCCGCCGGGTGCTCTCCGATAGTGACTGCATTTTTTCTGTCAACAGAGCAGCTTCGTTATCAGCAATGTCAAGCACTTGAATGGGTTCTAGCTGCCACTGCCAGTGGTGAGTTGTGGGGTCAAACCTAATCAGATGGCGACGATGGAGCAACGTCAGAAATTCCTTAACTACTAAGGGATAGCCACCTGTTTTTTCTGCAATCAGGGCAGCTAGAGGCTGTACTTCTGCGGGCGATCGTCGTAAAGTGTCAGCCGTTAGCTCTGTAATTGCGCCTAAGCCCAGTGGTTCTAGGGCGATGGTTTGCACAGGCAACTGTCCTGATATTTCTGCCAGCCGAATCACTAGCCCCTGATTAGCCTCTAGAGCACTAGATCGATAGATACCAATCAGTAGTAGTTGGGTGTTCGGGGTTGTTATCAGCAGTTGTAAGAGTTTGAGAGAAGCAGGATCAGCCCAGTGCAGGTCATCAAGCACCAAAACTAACAGTCGGTTGGCTTGGGTGAACACTTGAACCAGATTTTGAAAGGCTAGATGGCAACGCTCATGCCAGTCAGCAACGGGAACTGGCTGGGGTGGTCGCTGTTTTCCCATAATTAGCTCTAACTGCGGGATTACCTCCGCCATGAGGTAATAATCTTTCCCCAGAGCTGCTTGTAGCCTCGCTCGCCAGTCAGCTAGTTCTGCTTCAGGTAACATCAACAGTTGCCGCACCAAGTCAGAAAATGCATTAATCAGTGCCTTATAGGGTTGGGTGACGGTTGCAATGGTATACTGCTGTTCAAATTTGCCGATGATTAAGTAACCTTGGCGATCGCTAACTGTTGTGCGCAAACTCCTACTAAGGGATGTTTTGCCCACGCCAGACTCTCCGGTAATCAAAACAACTTCTGGCTGGCAACGTCGAGTAACCCGATCCAGAATCTGAGATAACCGATTTAGTTCAACTTCTCTGCCATAGAGACGAGTTGGTATTTGAAAGCGGCTGACAACATCGTTAGCGCCCAGTGAAAAAGGTTCAATTCGACCAGACTGCTGCCATCGTTCCAAACAGGTTTGAAAATCAGCTTGAATGCCTGCACCACTTTGGTAGCGATCGTCTGGATTCTTCGCCAGCAACTTCATAATAATTTGCGACACCATCAACGGCACGCTACCTGGGAGTAAGTGAGGCGGAATTGGAGTTTGGGCGATGTGGCAATGCACCAACTCTAGCGGATCTGTAACTGTAAATGGTGGTGCTCCCGTTAGCAATTCATAGAGGGTTGCCCCCAGGGAATAAAAATCGGTACGGTAGTCTAACGATCGACTCATGCGACCTGTTTGCTCAGGAGACATGTACACCAAGTTGCCCTCTAGCAGAGTAGGGGGCTGCAACGTGGGAACCCGCTCCGGTAAACGATCGTTAATGAGTGTAGCGGCTAGCTTAAAGTCAATGAGTTTGAGTTGGTTTGTCTCTAGGTTCCAGATAATGTGTTCAGGATTAATATCACGGTGAATCAAGCCAGCAGCATGTAACTCGGATAGACAGCCTGCAATCCGCATCCCTAAGTAAAGAATTTCGGACAGAGTAAAGCGGTGATCGCGCTGTAAAGTAGCCAATGAGTCACCACCAATGTCTTCTAGGATGGTGACTAGGCCGCCTTGATAGGTAAACACGTCATAGGCTTGAATCACCCCCCCTAGGTTAAGTGCTCGCAATAGGCCATATTCCTGCCTATACCGATCAAGCTGCGTAGTGGACTGCACCTTTATCCACTTCAACACAACTGAGCGCCCATCGACATCCCGAATGCCTCTGTATACGGCAGAGCGATTGCTATTATGCAAACAGTCAAGAAGCTGGTAACCAGGAATGGAGCGCATAACAGACATCTATCCAGTACTCAAATCAGTTTTTACAGCAAGATACGGATAGCACCGGGATTCTTTAACAACCCCTAGCAATTCTAAGTCGGTCTTGATGCAGTCTCCGTATGGTATATAAAAGCACTGGAAAAACCAGGAGGTTCACCATCATGAATTCTAGGCATAGTTAGTTAAGACTCTATATGAGAGAGTGCTGTCTCTGGTCTATTCACGCCTCATTAGCCATAGATCACTACCTAGGTCTATAGTGTATCGCTGATCAGCCGATGTGTAACCGATCCGCTGAGAGCTAAGCAGAAAAAATCACATTACTCGTCTACTCGGCGGCCCACAATAACTAGATCTCGTTCGATGTCATCGAATTTTGCTACACGTGGCAGGTATCCCCACTGCTGAAAACCAAGGCGCTCAAATAATTTTAAGCTAGGCAAATTGTGACCAAAAATAAACCCAACTAGGGTTGTAATTCCTAGGTAGGGACTTTTACCGATAGCCGTTTCCACCAGGAAGCGTCCTACACCTTGGCGGCGAAACTCCGGATGAACGTAAAGGCTTAACTCGGCTGTAGAGCGGTAGGCGCATCGACCATAGAAAGCTTGAAATCCTAGCCAACCTGTGATTATCCCGTCTGCTTCAGCTACCCACAAGGGATAGCGATCGGGCTGGTGGGCATGAAACCAGTCCCGTCGGCTATCAACCGTCACTGGCTCCAGGTCACCAGTGACCATGCGACTTGGAATCGTTGTATTGTAAATGGCGACGATCGCCGGTAGATCTGATTCAGCAGCATCACGAATGAGCATGTGCAGGGATTGACCTATATCTGTGGTTTTCTTGATAAGTGATGTACTATATGTGGAATTGTGCGGGATATTAACGATAGTTATAGAGTCGCAAGACGAACCATGACGATCAGCTCAAATTGAACTATGCTTGAGTCCTAACCATATCGATAGCGTTGTAGGTACTGCGGTCGCAGATAAAACGGATACGGAATTATGAGACAGATTGAGCAGCGGATTATGAATTGGTCACGGATATGGCCCCATGTTGTCGGGTTATCTACCCTGGCATCGGTAGTCATGATAGCTCCTGCCTATGCTGGTGAACTGACTCAGTGGAGCTTTGACCCTGTAACCAACCGTCTCGATGTAGTTACATCCACTAGCATCAAGCCACGTCATCTATTGATGGCACAGCCTGCTCGCATTATCTTAGATCTGCCCAACATCAAGCTAGGCAATATTGCTACCCAGAAACGCTTCCCCACTGGGGCCGTCCAACAAATTCGAGTGTCGCAGTACCAACCTGACGTTGCCCGCATTGTGCTGGAGTTATCTCCTGATGCTGTGTTGGATCCGCGTCAAGTTGCCCTAGAACCAGTAGGGGGGAATGGCAATACGGCCCCACGCTGGATATTGCGCCCCCTGTTAGCTAGCAGTAGCCCTGTAGGATCTCGCCCTAGCCAATCAGCTACATCGTCATCATCTGGGACAAACGCCGTAACCATCACTGCCGCATCGCCTGAATTCCCGCCAAGCTCTGCTGATAATACTCAGGGAATTCCAATCGCAGTGACATTGCCAGAAACACCCCCCAACCCAACTCCTAGTGCTCGCTCTGCAACTCGATCGTCTTTGCCGGGGTCATCGCCTGCAAGCAGCTTGCCTCAACTGGGGCCAACAACCACTACTCCAACTGCTCCTGTAGCAATGCCAACCCAGCCACCAACCCAGCCGATCGTTGTGTCGCCCCAATCTAAGCCACCAGTCCAGCCTTCACCCGTTGTTTCTCCTAGGGTTGTCTCCTCTTCTACTACGACGGCTCAAACGGTGACTGAGGTATTTCCTCCAGCTATTATGCCTTCTAAAGAGCAAGTTACCGTAACTGTACCTGCTCCCGACCAGGCAGCCGCTCTACCAACTAGAGTTGAGTCAATAGGCCAATCACCCAGTGTGTCTCCACCAGTTGCACCACCACCCGCGACACCTCGCCCAGTAGCGCCAGTATCTGTACCACCACCCGTTGCTACCACTCCCATAGCTTCAGCACCGAGCCAGCCGTCACCTCTACCAACACTGTCTCCAGCACCTTCAACAGCGGTGTCTGTACCCTCATCTCCGCCAGCATCTCCTCCAGCCGCTACCACTGCCCCACCGTCTAGCACTCTACCATCATCTTTGCCAGTCAGCAGTCGCTCTAGTGCTATAGACTTTGGGCAACCCTTGCCGATCGCCCGTAGCTCGCCATCCACCACCATTTCACTGCCTCCCTCTACGTCCAACCCCGGTACTGCTACCCCAGTGGTTCCCTTTGGCACCGCGCCAGTATTTAACTCATCGGTTCCCAGACAAACTCCACCACCGCCGACCGTTTCTCCACACAGCAATGCTGGAGTAATCTATGCTGCTATCACAACAAAGACCACTTCAGGCACTATTTTGCCATCAGGCACAGTGCTCAGCGTGCGATATCCGGGTACAACACCCCTCAATCTGCAAACAGCGATCGGTCGCCAGGACGTGTTGCTTCTACAAACTGAGATTCGATCAGCATCGGGCCAAGTCATTTTTTCAGCAGGCACTCCCATCATTGGTCAGTTTCAACTAACCAGCCAAGGAGGACAGTTCATCACCCAAGCTATTGTGCTGGCCGATCGCAACATACCCTTAATGGCCCGCTCTGAGTTCTTACCTACGAGTATTATTCAGCCAAACCAAACTCTTCAAATTAGCTTGACGGATACACTCACAAATTAGCCACACATTAGCAAACTAGTCCAACCAACAAGTTTCACCTAGATGTGAATTCCACATTCGGTTTTACCAGTGCCACGCCAGCGACCAGCGCGCTCATCCTCACCTTCGGCAATGGAAGTCGTTAATGGCTCATCGCCAATACTGGCATACCCCTGATCGTGGAGCGGATTATACATCATGTCATGTTCATAGGCATAGGCCCAGCTTTCCTTTCGAGTCCACGCAGCTAGGGGATTGATCTTCAACCGTCCTTGCTTATCTAGTTCAAACAGAGGCATATCAGCACGAGTGGCCGATTGGTCGCGACGACGACCTGTAATCCAGGCAACGGTATTTAGCTCTGCTAGCCCCCGCTGAAGGGGTTCAATCTTAGTAATACTGTGAAATTTTTCTACATCCTTCTCCCACAAGGCTTCTCCATACTTGGCGGCAAATGCTTCTCGTGAGTCTACATCTGGAACTGTGTAAACACGGAGGTCGAGGTCA
This window of the Cyanobacteriota bacterium genome carries:
- a CDS encoding AAA family ATPase — encoded protein: MSVMRSIPGYQLLDCLHNSNRSAVYRGIRDVDGRSVVLKWIKVQSTTQLDRYRQEYGLLRALNLGGVIQAYDVFTYQGGLVTILEDIGGDSLATLQRDHRFTLSEILYLGMRIAGCLSELHAAGLIHRDINPEHIIWNLETNQLKLIDFKLAATLINDRLPERVPTLQPPTLLEGNLVYMSPEQTGRMSRSLDYRTDFYSLGATLYELLTGAPPFTVTDPLELVHCHIAQTPIPPHLLPGSVPLMVSQIIMKLLAKNPDDRYQSGAGIQADFQTCLERWQQSGRIEPFSLGANDVVSRFQIPTRLYGREVELNRLSQILDRVTRRCQPEVVLITGESGVGKTSLSRSLRTTVSDRQGYLIIGKFEQQYTIATVTQPYKALINAFSDLVRQLLMLPEAELADWRARLQAALGKDYYLMAEVIPQLELIMGKQRPPQPVPVADWHERCHLAFQNLVQVFTQANRLLVLVLDDLHWADPASLKLLQLLITTPNTQLLLIGIYRSSALEANQGLVIRLAEISGQLPVQTIALEPLGLGAITELTADTLRRSPAEVQPLAALIAEKTGGYPLVVKEFLTLLHRRHLIRFDPTTHHWQWQLEPIQVLDIADNEAALLTEKMQSLSESTRRVLSLAAYLGNPFELVTLVTVAQQSPRETAACLWGAVVEGFIVPLDNAGQTTGGTNPAISRQFMVKYQFAHDRLRQAAYDLVPPEQRPSLHWHIGQQLWKNTPSEKRDEKIFEIVTQLNAGISCLTVQTDRDHLAQLNLLAAKRAKITAAAEAALTYCQVGITLVGSDGWQRCYDLMLDLHLRAANAAYLSAEYQQVEALLESALPYVRNLLDKVGFYEVWIQALKSQNRELEAITIALPLLTELGVRLPRHPRCHHLLWATLRTKLILLTRSSQVHRLAMANPVHLAAMHLLSSLMTTTVNAAPELVPLILVEQLWLSRQFGNTPESALAYAIYGSLLCANLDIKSGCRLGEWAIALMQSLEDNSLQASIRQTIVTSIKPWKEHARTTLPELLDIHQTALELGDLATAATSLAVRSFYAWFTGTSLSILGEIMREAADKITALKQESVLHWHRLGWQLVLNLTGNSDTPCVLNGSAYDRYTMLPIHERANDTASLFTFHVLQLYLCYQFADYRQALIHARAATHYRMGSAITALAITFNLYQSLSCLAAIPIVSASESQELWHQVSINQKTLRRWAVHAPMNCLHHVHLVEAECNRLRNRKRQAIEHYDRAVALAYQHGYNHDAALAQERAALFYLDQNQPSTASTYLQDAYHAYCHWGATAKVTDLEQRYPELLNHTKQTLSAGKPPTLTTDNLDLAAVMRAAQAMSSEIVLSRLLERVMTIVLENAGACVGYLLTEHNEQFIIEIKGILEQSGPRVEQVAVVATDDQLPLSLIRYVANTQDDVVLDDASNSQDLDSPLKLTDPYIKQHQPRSILCLPLLHQGKLVGIFYLENDLIVGAFTPDRLEVLRLLCSQAAISLENARLYEQLEDYSQTLEEKVQERTQELQQQIRDRAQVEKSLQQAKEAAEIASRAKSEFLSKMSHELRTPLNAILGFTQVLTRDATLSRHQRKFLEIINRSGEYLLSLINDVLEMSR
- a CDS encoding GNAT family N-acetyltransferase, with product MLIRDAAESDLPAIVAIYNTTIPSRMVTGDLEPVTVDSRRDWFHAHQPDRYPLWVAEADGIITGWLGFQAFYGRCAYRSTAELSLYVHPEFRRQGVGRFLVETAIGKSPYLGITTLVGFIFGHNLPSLKLFERLGFQQWGYLPRVAKFDDIERDLVIVGRRVDE
- a CDS encoding AMIN domain-containing protein → MRQIEQRIMNWSRIWPHVVGLSTLASVVMIAPAYAGELTQWSFDPVTNRLDVVTSTSIKPRHLLMAQPARIILDLPNIKLGNIATQKRFPTGAVQQIRVSQYQPDVARIVLELSPDAVLDPRQVALEPVGGNGNTAPRWILRPLLASSSPVGSRPSQSATSSSSGTNAVTITAASPEFPPSSADNTQGIPIAVTLPETPPNPTPSARSATRSSLPGSSPASSLPQLGPTTTTPTAPVAMPTQPPTQPIVVSPQSKPPVQPSPVVSPRVVSSSTTTAQTVTEVFPPAIMPSKEQVTVTVPAPDQAAALPTRVESIGQSPSVSPPVAPPPATPRPVAPVSVPPPVATTPIASAPSQPSPLPTLSPAPSTAVSVPSSPPASPPAATTAPPSSTLPSSLPVSSRSSAIDFGQPLPIARSSPSTTISLPPSTSNPGTATPVVPFGTAPVFNSSVPRQTPPPPTVSPHSNAGVIYAAITTKTTSGTILPSGTVLSVRYPGTTPLNLQTAIGRQDVLLLQTEIRSASGQVIFSAGTPIIGQFQLTSQGGQFITQAIVLADRNIPLMARSEFLPTSIIQPNQTLQISLTDTLTN
- the cysH gene encoding phosphoadenosine phosphosulfate reductase — encoded protein: MAKPMKSSVSLPDVDLDVLNRKFAAAHPKAILSWCIETIPTGLVQTSAFNVDDMVITDILYRDLKPATRVPVLFLDTLHHFPETIELVAKAKAHYDLDLRVYTVPDVDSREAFAAKYGEALWEKDVEKFHSITKIEPLQRGLAELNTVAWITGRRRDQSATRADMPLFELDKQGRLKINPLAAWTRKESWAYAYEHDMMYNPLHDQGYASIGDEPLTTSIAEGEDERAGRWRGTGKTECGIHI